The following are from one region of the Strix uralensis isolate ZFMK-TIS-50842 chromosome 4, bStrUra1, whole genome shotgun sequence genome:
- the CCNG2 gene encoding cyclin-G2 isoform X1 — translation MSSEALWLFKQLNLHLEQEGRFQPREKGLSLIECAAENENTLCPRQRNAKVEDLWSLTNFFGFATETFVLAVNILDRFLALMKVKPKHLSCIGVCCFQLAARVVEEECNIPSAHEIIRISQCKCTVSDLKRMEKIISEKLHFEFKATTALTFLHLYHTIVLCHTSERKEVLNLDKLEAQLKACNCRLVFSKAKPSVLALCLLTLEVQTLKSVELFEILLRVQKHSKISDSDLLYWRELVSKCLADYSSPECCKPDHKKLVWIVSRRTAQNLQNSYYSVPELPTIPEGGCFSESESEDSCEDMSSGEESLSSSPPSDLEGTFFFELKPKTKWQTLSCRS, via the exons ATGAGCAGCGAGGCGCTGTGGCTTTTCAAGCAGCTGAATCTCCAcctggagcaggaggggaggtTTCAGCCCCGTGAGAAGGGGCTCAGCCTCATCGAGTGCGCTGCCGAG AATGAAAATACTCTCTGCCCGAGACAAAGGAATGCCAAGGTGGAAGATCTTTGGAGTCTGAcgaacttttttggttttgcaacTGAAACGTTTGTTTTGGCTGTTAACATTCTGGACAGATTCTTGGCTCTTATGAAG GTGAAACCGAAGCATTTGTCTTGCATTGGAGTTTGTTGTTTCCAACTGGCTGCTCGAGTAGTTGAAGAAGAATGCAATATTCCATCTGCTCATGAGATCATCCGGATCAGCCAATGTAAATGCACTGTGTCTGACCTGAAACGGATGGAAAAGATAATTTCAGAGAAGTTGCACTTTGAATTTAAAGCTACTACTGCCTTAACCTTCTTGCACTTGTACCATACTATTGTACTCTGTCATACCTCAGAAAG GAAAGAAGTATTGAATCTCGACAAATTGGAAGCACAGCTAAAAGCTTGCAACTGTCGCCTAGTCTTTTCTAAAGCAAAA CCATCTGTCTTGGCCCTGTGCCTTCTCACTCTAGAAGTTCAGACTTTGAAATCTGTTGAGCTGTTTGAGATCCTTCTGCGAGTTCAAAAGCATTCtaag ataaGTGATAGTGACCTGCTTTACTGGAGGGAACTAGTCTCAAAATGCCTAGCAGATTATTCTTCTCCTGAATGTTGCAAGCCTGATCATAAAAAGCTAGTTTGGATTGTTTCAAGACGTACAGCCCAGAATCTACAAAACAGTTACTACAGTGTTCCTGAGTTGCCAACAATTCCAGAGGGTGGATGTTTCAGTGAAAGTGAGAG TGAAGACTCCTGTGAAGATATGAGCAGCGGAGAAGAAAGCCTTAGCAGTTCTCCTCCAAGTGATCTGGAAGGCACCTTCTTCTTTGAACTCAAACCTAAAACAAAGTGGCAAACTCTTAGCTGTCGGTCTTAG
- the CCNG2 gene encoding cyclin-G2 isoform X2, whose translation MEKIISEKLHFEFKATTALTFLHLYHTIVLCHTSERKEVLNLDKLEAQLKACNCRLVFSKAKPSVLALCLLTLEVQTLKSVELFEILLRVQKHSKISDSDLLYWRELVSKCLADYSSPECCKPDHKKLVWIVSRRTAQNLQNSYYSVPELPTIPEGGCFSESESEDSCEDMSSGEESLSSSPPSDLEGTFFFELKPKTKWQTLSCRS comes from the exons ATGGAAAAGATAATTTCAGAGAAGTTGCACTTTGAATTTAAAGCTACTACTGCCTTAACCTTCTTGCACTTGTACCATACTATTGTACTCTGTCATACCTCAGAAAG GAAAGAAGTATTGAATCTCGACAAATTGGAAGCACAGCTAAAAGCTTGCAACTGTCGCCTAGTCTTTTCTAAAGCAAAA CCATCTGTCTTGGCCCTGTGCCTTCTCACTCTAGAAGTTCAGACTTTGAAATCTGTTGAGCTGTTTGAGATCCTTCTGCGAGTTCAAAAGCATTCtaag ataaGTGATAGTGACCTGCTTTACTGGAGGGAACTAGTCTCAAAATGCCTAGCAGATTATTCTTCTCCTGAATGTTGCAAGCCTGATCATAAAAAGCTAGTTTGGATTGTTTCAAGACGTACAGCCCAGAATCTACAAAACAGTTACTACAGTGTTCCTGAGTTGCCAACAATTCCAGAGGGTGGATGTTTCAGTGAAAGTGAGAG TGAAGACTCCTGTGAAGATATGAGCAGCGGAGAAGAAAGCCTTAGCAGTTCTCCTCCAAGTGATCTGGAAGGCACCTTCTTCTTTGAACTCAAACCTAAAACAAAGTGGCAAACTCTTAGCTGTCGGTCTTAG